In Nicotiana tabacum cultivar K326 chromosome 17, ASM71507v2, whole genome shotgun sequence, one DNA window encodes the following:
- the LOC142171361 gene encoding LOW QUALITY PROTEIN: putative disease resistance protein RXW24L (The sequence of the model RefSeq protein was modified relative to this genomic sequence to represent the inferred CDS: substituted 2 bases at 2 genomic stop codons): TLYFASYRKDQEILVEVLKRFWHAEGFAEHTEMNSVEEVMDVYLENLFSSSLVISFSEMGYLQTCQIHDLVHDFCLIKAREEKLFDEISSSAPSSSSSDLMPREMTIGYDKEHFGHNNFVLFHSKNKRHSGKHLYSLLIRGQKLGTTPYDICHLRHLRLLRVLVLDDSFIKMNDSLLNEICTLVHXRFLKIXTEVKSLPSCFSSLWNLEALWVKFDWYSYSIHYQQ; the protein is encoded by the coding sequence acgcTTTACTTTGCAAGTTATCGGAAGGACCAAGAAATTTTAGTCGAAGTTTTGAAAAGATTCTGGCATGCCGAAGGATTTGCGGAACACACAGAGATGAACAGTGTGGAAGAAGTGATGGATGTTTATTTGGAAAATTTATTTTCCAGTAGCTTGGTTATTTCTTTCAGTGAGATGGGTTACCTTCAGACTTGCCAAATTCATGATCTTGTGCATGACTTTTGTTTAATAAAAGCAAGAGAGGAAAAGTTGTTTGACGAGATAAGTTCAAGTGctccatcatcttcttcttcagatcTGATGCCACGTGAAATGACCATTGGATATGATAAGGAGCACTTTGGGCATAACAATTTTGTGTTGTTCCATTCAAAAAATAAAAGGCATTCTGGTAAACACCTCTATTCTTTGCTGATACGTGGACAGAAACTGGGCACAACTCCTTATGATATATGTCACCTAAGACACTTAAGACTTCTTAGAGTGTTGGTATTGGATGACTCTTTTATCAAGATGAATGATTCTTTGCTGAATGAAATATGCACATTGGTCCATTAGAGGTTCTTAAAAATCTGAACAGAAGTTAAATCTCTGCCTTCATGTTTTTCAAGTCTCTGGAATCTAGAAGCTCTGTGGGTGAAATTCGATTGGTACAGTTATTCGATTCACTATCAACAATAG
- the LOC107767749 gene encoding LOW QUALITY PROTEIN: putative late blight resistance protein homolog R1B-17 (The sequence of the model RefSeq protein was modified relative to this genomic sequence to represent the inferred CDS: inserted 3 bases in 2 codons; substituted 1 base at 1 genomic stop codon) produces MERGNEIEGEREKGELANKFEVSFSALRKEDIVNVLDFIALDLDIIEMLKLELAYICIYVQLSYSDLKQFEDVMTRKGHRLRALLRSVLPCFMDSMDDCIXAEQVFPSVTEYEILQNVCGNIRYFHGLKVSGCVEHEIIEYFLPQLQLMAERIGLFLWDSRIHGDSRHFELAQLILKIVPIELHVMHICYTNLRASASREVGCFIKQLLETYPDILRGYLIHLQEHMVNVITANTSGARNIHVMIEFLLIVLTNMPKEFIHHDKLFDLLAHVGELIREVLTLVRNLEENSRNEESTNGKNHATLDLMENIELMKGDLKHIYLKAPDSSQLCFPMNDGFLFMHLLLRHLNDLLNSNTYSAALIKEEIKLVKEDIEFIRSFFXINVEQELYKDLWARVLDLAYEAKDLIDSIIVRDNGLLNLIFSLSFVVKQIKLSKEEVPNLLEKIPKNKGLIVVKSPTKYVERKSLTTAQTIVGFKEETNLIISKLTSGTKMLDVISITGTPGSGKTTLAYKVYNDKSVSSHFDIRSWCTVDQKYDEKKLLADIFNQVTGSASKYRDNIDVATELRKHLFGKRFLIVLDDLWDTAAWDELTRPFPEAKKGSRITLTTRDKKVALHAQRHSDPLDLRLLRPEESXELIEKRVFENGSCPDELRDVGKEIVQNCKGLPLLVNLIARVIAEKEKKKTVSLEVLNNLHSFIFQNEVDVMKVITLSYDHLPDPLKSCLLYVYGRNRFRP; encoded by the exons ATGGAAAGAGGAAATGAAATTGAAGGAGAAAGAGAGAAAGGGGAATTAGCAAACAAATTTGAG GTGTCATTTTCTGCTCTTCGCAAGGAGGACATTGTCAATGTTCTGGATTTCATAGCTCTTGACTTGGATATAATTGAAATGCTGAAATTGGAGCTGGcatatatttgtatatatgtcCAGCTTTCTTATTCCGATTTAAAGCAGTTTGAAGATGTAATGACTCGCAAAGGACACAGGCTAAGAGCTCTGCTTCGATCAGTCCTTCCCTGCTTCATGGATAGTATGGATGATTGTAT AGCTGAACAGGTTTTTCCATCAGTGACTGAATATGAAATTCTTCAGAATGTATGTGGCAACATAAGATATTTCCATGGGTTGAAAGTGAGTGGTTGCGTTGAGCATGAGATTATTGAATATTTCTTACCTCAGCTTCAACTTATGGCGGAGAGAATAGGACTTTTCCTTTGGGATAGTCGGATTCATGGAGATTCTCGACACTTCGAGCTAGCACAACTAATCTTGAAGATTGTTCCAATTGAACTGCATGTTATGCACATATGTTATACAAATTTGAGGGCTTCAGCGTCAAGAGAAGTTGGATGCTTCATTAAGCAGCTCCTAGAAACCTATCCAGACATTCTTAGGGGATATTTGATTCATCTACAAGAGCACATGGTGAATGTAATTACCGCTAACACTTCAGGGGCTCGAAACATTCATGTCATGATAGAGTTCCTATTAATCGTTCTTACTAATATGCCCAAGGAGTTTATTCACCATGACAAATTGTTTGATCTCTTGGCACATGTTGGAGAACTTATCAGGGAGGTATTAACTCTTGTTCGCAACTTAgaagaaaattcaagaaatgaagAGAGTACCAATGGAAAAAATCATGCAACTTTGGACTTGATGGAAAATATTGAACTCATGAAAGGAGATCTCAAACATATTTACTTAAAAGCCCCAGACTCGTCTCAACTCTGCTTCCCAATGAATGATGGATTCCTCTTTATGCATCTTCTACTCAGACACTTGAATGATTTGCTCAATTCCAATACTTATTCAGCTGCATTGATAAAGGAAGAAATTAAGCTGGTGAAAGAAGATATAGAATTCATAAGATCTTTTT TGATAAATGTTGAGCAAGAATTGTATAAAGATCTCTGGGCACGTGTTCTAGATTTAGCATATGAAGCAAAAGATCTCATTGATTCAATTATTGTACGAGATAATGGTCTCTTAAATCTTATTTTCTCACTTTCTTTTGTCGTAAAACAAATCAAGCTTTCCAAAGAAGAGGTCCCTAATTTACTTGAGAAGATTCCAAAGAACAAGGGCCTCATTGTTGTGAAGTCTCCCACCAAGTATGTTGAAAGGAAATCTTTGACAACTGCTCAAACAATCGTAGGTTTTAAAGAGGAGACAAATTTGATTATTAGTAAGCTCACCAGTGGAACGAAAATGCTAGATGTCATTTCGATCACTGGTACACCGGGTTCGGGTAAAACTACTTTGGCGTACAAAGTGTATAATGATAAGTCAGTTTCTAGTCATTTCGACATTCGTTCATGGTGTACAGTTGATCAAAAATATGACGAGAAGAAGTTGTTGGCAGACATTTTTAATCAAGTTACTGGCTCAGCTTCAAAATACAGAGATAATATTGATGTTGCTACTGAGCTACGGAAACATCTGTTTGGAAAGAGGTTCCTTATCGTCTTAGATGACTTGTGGGATACTGCAGCATGGGATGAGTTAACAAGACCTTTTCCTGAAGCTAAGAAAGGAAGTAGAATTACTTTGACAACTCGAGATAAGAAAGTGGCTTTGCATGCACAACGCCACAGTGATCCTCTTGACCTTCGATTGCTAAGACCAGAAGAAAGTTAGGAGTTAATAGAGAAAAGGGTCTTTGAAAATGGAAGTTGCCCTGATGAACTACGGGATGTTGGAAAAGAAATAGTCCAAAATTGTAAAGGGCTTCCTTTGTTGGTTAATCTGATTGCTAGAGTCATTGctgagaaggaaaagaaaaagactgTTTCGCTTGAAGTTCTAAATAATTTGCATTCCTTCATTTTCCAGAATGAAGTGGACGTGATGAAGGTAATAACattaagttatgaccatttacCTGATCCCTTAAAGTCGTGCTTACTttatgtatacggtcgaaatagatttcggccttag